One stretch of Mustelus asterias chromosome 21, sMusAst1.hap1.1, whole genome shotgun sequence DNA includes these proteins:
- the LOC144509330 gene encoding YTH domain-containing family protein 2-like has product MSATSVLDQRPKGQGNKVQNGAVHQKDALNDDDFEPYLSTQTRQNNTYTAMSDSYLPSYYSPSIGFQYSLSEAAWSTGGDPPMPYLTSYGQLSNGEHHFLPDAMFGQPGTLGNTPFLSQHGFNFFPSGVDFSAWGTSSSQGQSTQSSGYSPSSYAYPPSSLGGAMMDGQSAFTNETLNKAPGMNSIDQGMAGLKISGGEVASNVSKMVGSAVGSNPISTISNNAIPSNPMPPTTIAPPKPTSWADIASKPAKPQPKKAKGGSSGPSLPPPPIKHNMDIGTWDNKGTVAKSAPQPSTQACGQQQSQPPPLPVNQQVVNMQPQQVSSGQQQQVPPQPVQQQPQPNRWVAPRNRAAGFGQNGVDAGGIGLAHGNSNSASVEAHPVLEKLRSVNNYNPKDFDWNPKHGRVFIIKSYSEDDIHRSIKYSIWCSTEHGNKRLDGAYRTMNGKGPVYLLFSVNGSGHFCGVAEMKSTVDYNTCAGVWSQDKWKGRFDVRWIFVKDVPNSQLRHIRLENNENKPVTNSRDTQEVPLEKAKQVLKIIASYKHTTSIFDDFSHYEKRQEEEECVKKERQGRVK; this is encoded by the coding sequence AACAATACCTATACTGCCATGTCTGACTCCTACCTACCAAGTTACTATAGTCCATCTATAGGGTTCCAGTATTCATTAAGCGAGGCTGCCTGGTCTACAGGAGGGGACCCACCTATGCCCTATCTGACATCGTATGGACAGCTGAGTAATGGAGAGCATCACTTCCTACCGGATGCAATGTTTGGACAGCCAGGAACCTTGGGGAACACTCCTTTCCTGAGCCAGCATGGGTTTAACTTCTTTCCTAGTGGTGTGGACTTCTCAGCTTGGGGGACCAGCAGTTCTCAGGGACAGTCCACTCAAAGCTCAGGCTATAGCCCCAGCAGCTATGCCTACCCTCCTAGCTCTTTGGGTGGAGCTATGATGGATGGACAGTCAGCTTTCACTAATGAGACGCTGAATAAAGCACCAGGTATGAATAGCATTGACCAAGGTATGGCAGGACTGAAGATAAGTGGTGGTGAGGTCGCTAGTAACGTATCTAAAATGGTAGGTTCTGCTGTTGGGAGTAATCCTATATCGACTATTTCAAATAATGCGATACCTTCTAATCCCATGCCACCGACTACTATCGCTCCCCCGAAGCCAACTTCATGGGCAGACATTGCAAGCAAGCCAGCGAAACCCCAACCCAAGAAGGCAAAAGGTGGGTCTAGTGGACCATCCCTTCCACCACCTCCAATTAAACATAATATGGATATTGGTACCTGGGATAacaagggaactgtggccaaaagTGCTCCTCAACCATCAACTCAAGCCTGTGGCCAGCAGCAAAGCCAACCACCTCCGCTGCCGGTGAACCAACAGGTGGTGAACATGCAGCCACAGCAAGTGTCCTCAGGCCAGCAGCAGCAGGTGCCGCCGCAGCCAGTGCAGCAGCAGCCACAGCCAAACCGCTGGGTTGCACCCCGCAACCGGGCAGCTGGCTTTGGCCAAAATGGAGTGGATGCTGGAGGTATTGGGCTGGCGCATGGGAATTCAAATTCTGCTTCTGTGGAAGCGCATCCAGTCTTGGAGAAATTGAGATCTGTCAACAATTACAACCCCAAGGATTTTGACTGGAATCCCAAACATGGACGAGTTTTCATCATTAAAAGCTACTCCGAGGATGACATCCATCGCTCTATTAAATATTCCATTTGGTGTAGTACCGAGCATGGCAATAAGAGACTGGATGGAGCCTATCGTACCATGAACGGCAAGGGCCCTGTTTACCTCTTGTTTAGCGTCAACGGGAGTGGCCACTTCTGTGGTGTCGCCGAGATGAAGTCAACTGTGGACTACAACACTTGTGCTGGGGTGTGGTCTCAGGACAAGTGGAAGGGACGGTTTGACGTGAGGTGGATATTTGTGAAGGACGTGCCCAATAGTCAACTGCGGCACATTCGCCTGGAAAACAATGAGAATAAACCTGTCACCAACTCCCGAGACACTCAGGAGGTGCCCTTGGAAAAAGCCAAGCAGGTTCTGAAAATTATTGCCAGTTACAAGCATACGACCTCCATCTTTGATGACTTTTCTCATTACGAAAAACGTcaagaggaggaggagtgtgttaaaaag